A genomic region of Pelodiscus sinensis isolate JC-2024 chromosome 19, ASM4963464v1, whole genome shotgun sequence contains the following coding sequences:
- the LOC102454181 gene encoding RING finger protein 11-like, with the protein MGNCLSSQAADDLSLLNDSGDGASLGPGDPPPPPAPPPYQEHEPIPVYHPTPSQTRLATQLTEEEQIRIAQRIGLIQHLPKGIFDPGTEPSEKKVKECVICMLDFVYGDPIRFLPCLHIYHVDCIDDWLMRSFTCPSCMEPVDAALLASYENN; encoded by the exons ATGGGGAACTGCCTGTCCTCGCAGGCGGCCGATGACCTGTCGCTGCTCAACGACTCGGGGGACggggccagcctggggcccggggacccgccgccccccccggcgccgccgccCTACCAG GAACATGAGCCGATCCCCGTGTACCACCCCACGCCGAGCCAGACCCGACTGGCCACACAGCTAACGGAAGAGGAACAGATCCGAATTGCCCAGCGGATCGGGCTGATCCAGCACCTGCCCAAAGGGATCTTCGATCCGGGCACGGAaccatcagaaaaaaaagtgaaaga GTGTGTGATCTGCATGCTGGATTTCGTGTACGGCGACCCCATCCGATTCCTGCCCTGCCTGCACATCTACCACGTGGATTGCATCGATGACTGGCTCATGCGCTCCTTCACGTGTCCCTCCTGCATGGAGCCAGTCGACGCTGCTCTCCTGGCCTCCTACGAGAATAACTGA